A single Prevotella sp. E15-22 DNA region contains:
- a CDS encoding LemA family protein, with the protein MKKNHLILIGIAVVVIVIFGWVKSTYNGMVGVEEEATTALANVQSAYQRRADLIPNLVEVVKGYAAHEKETFESVVNARAKATSITLDADNIEEFQKAQGELSSALGRLIAVGEAYPELKANENFRELQVQLEGTENRINEERNKANLKIQNYNISIRRFPSNLLAGMFGFEKMNKFEAEAGAEKAPQVKF; encoded by the coding sequence ATGAAGAAAAATCATCTGATTCTTATTGGAATTGCCGTTGTTGTTATCGTTATCTTCGGCTGGGTTAAGAGCACTTATAATGGCATGGTTGGTGTCGAGGAAGAAGCTACCACTGCCCTCGCTAACGTACAGTCGGCCTACCAGCGTCGCGCAGATCTGATTCCTAACCTTGTAGAGGTGGTAAAAGGTTATGCAGCTCACGAGAAAGAGACGTTCGAGAGTGTTGTTAATGCTCGCGCCAAGGCAACCAGCATTACTCTGGATGCCGACAATATTGAGGAATTTCAAAAGGCCCAAGGTGAATTAAGCAGTGCTTTGGGACGCCTTATCGCTGTGGGTGAAGCTTATCCGGAACTGAAGGCCAACGAGAATTTCCGTGAGCTCCAGGTACAATTAGAGGGCACAGAGAACCGTATCAACGAGGAGCGTAATAAGGCTAATCTGAAAATTCAGAACTATAATATCTCCATTCGCCGATTCCCCAGCAACCTGCTGGCTGGCATGTTCGGATTCGAGAAGATGAACAAGTTTGAAGCCGAGGCTGGTGCAGAGAAAGCACCTCAGGTTAAATTCTAA
- a CDS encoding DUF5103 domain-containing protein codes for MPNIKSLQVITNNDFEALPIIQLGSEDQIAISFDELSHNYRRFTCHLEPCNPDWTPNEELFESEWLKGINDITIDDYENSINTHTLYTHYSFTFPNEQMSICMSGNYRLHVIDEEELCEALVVELRVLEPQMSLSLYVDSNTDIDTNNSHQQVSMRITYNGINITRPEQQIQTFVMQNGREDNMKVNVLPTGKTSQGLTWEHCQPLIFEAGNEYHKFELLDPTHPTMGLSDVHWEESTKTWHATPFPCEPSRNYTYDEDVNGAFLLRNSDNYEAERTSEYVYVHYLLQPAPKYDYAHVKVNGRWTVEAPENYRMTYDKEKKAYELTLLQKLGYYNYQLIMTDMDGTTHPLPEEGSFYQTENKYQALVYYKGITDRNWRLVGFNETTFKP; via the coding sequence ATGCCCAATATCAAGAGTCTACAAGTTATCACCAACAATGATTTTGAAGCTCTTCCCATCATTCAACTTGGAAGTGAGGATCAGATTGCCATCAGCTTTGACGAACTGTCACACAACTATCGTCGATTTACATGTCATCTTGAGCCTTGTAATCCAGACTGGACACCCAACGAAGAATTATTTGAAAGCGAATGGCTGAAAGGAATCAACGACATAACAATTGACGACTATGAGAATTCAATTAACACCCATACACTATACACGCACTATAGTTTTACGTTTCCAAATGAGCAAATGAGTATTTGTATGAGTGGCAACTACAGGCTGCACGTTATAGATGAGGAGGAACTATGCGAAGCACTTGTTGTAGAACTACGCGTTCTAGAGCCACAAATGAGTCTCAGCCTATATGTGGATTCGAACACAGACATTGATACGAACAACAGTCACCAACAAGTGTCAATGCGCATTACATATAACGGCATCAACATAACACGCCCTGAGCAACAAATTCAGACATTCGTAATGCAAAACGGAAGAGAAGACAATATGAAGGTTAACGTACTGCCCACAGGAAAGACCTCACAAGGTTTGACATGGGAGCATTGCCAACCCTTGATCTTCGAAGCCGGCAACGAATATCATAAGTTTGAGTTATTAGATCCCACCCACCCTACCATGGGACTTTCGGATGTGCATTGGGAAGAATCGACAAAAACATGGCATGCCACACCCTTTCCATGCGAGCCAAGCAGGAACTACACTTACGACGAAGATGTCAACGGAGCTTTTCTGTTACGAAACAGCGACAACTACGAAGCAGAGCGTACATCGGAATATGTATACGTGCACTATCTTCTGCAACCCGCTCCAAAATACGACTATGCTCACGTGAAAGTAAACGGACGTTGGACAGTAGAGGCACCAGAGAACTACAGGATGACGTACGACAAAGAAAAGAAAGCGTACGAACTAACACTACTCCAGAAACTTGGGTACTACAACTATCAACTGATAATGACTGATATGGATGGAACCACGCACCCACTGCCAGAAGAAGGGTCGTTTTACCAAACAGAGAATAAATATCAAGCGCTTGTATATTACAAAGGAATTACAGATCGCAATTGGCGACTTGTTGGATTCAACGAAACCACATTCAAGCCATAA
- the queC gene encoding 7-cyano-7-deazaguanine synthase QueC, producing MEKKKDSIIILSGGMDSVTLLYDYQDRIALAISFDYGSNHNAREIPFARMHCERLGIEHIVIPLQFMSQYFESSLLQGAEAIPEGHYAAENMKSTVVPFRNGIMLSVAVGMAESRGLQYVMMANHGGDHTIYPDCRPEFVSAFDAAAHAGTYNGVHLSSPYTNITKGQIAARGKELGIDYRETWSCYKGGEKHCGKCGTCVERKEALAEAGIVDPTDYE from the coding sequence ATGGAAAAGAAAAAAGATTCAATTATTATTCTGAGTGGTGGCATGGACAGTGTGACACTGCTCTATGACTATCAGGACCGCATAGCTCTGGCCATCTCGTTTGATTATGGCTCAAACCACAATGCGCGCGAGATTCCTTTTGCTCGCATGCACTGTGAGCGCTTGGGCATAGAGCATATTGTCATTCCATTGCAGTTTATGAGCCAATATTTCGAGAGCTCGTTGCTACAGGGCGCAGAGGCGATACCTGAAGGACATTATGCTGCTGAGAATATGAAGTCTACTGTTGTGCCTTTCCGCAATGGCATTATGTTGAGTGTGGCTGTAGGAATGGCAGAGAGCCGTGGGTTGCAGTATGTGATGATGGCTAATCATGGAGGCGACCATACTATCTATCCTGATTGCCGCCCAGAGTTCGTCAGCGCTTTTGATGCAGCAGCTCATGCGGGCACATATAATGGTGTGCATCTGTCTTCTCCCTATACCAATATTACTAAGGGACAGATTGCTGCTCGAGGAAAAGAGCTAGGAATTGATTATCGTGAGACGTGGTCATGCTATAAAGGTGGTGAAAAACACTGTGGAAAGTGTGGTACGTGTGTAGAGCGTAAAGAAGCTCTTGCTGAAGCTGGAATCGTTGATCCTACGGATTATGAATAA
- a CDS encoding AIR synthase-related protein, whose protein sequence is MDNRYMMRGVSAAKEDVHAAIKNIDKGIFPQAFCKIIPDILGGDPEYCNIMHADGAGTKSSLAYMYWKETGDLSVWKGIAQDAIVMNTDDLLCVGAVDNILVSSTIGRNKMLVPGEVISAIINGTDELLAELREMGIGIYPTGGETADVGDLVRTIIVDSTVTCRMKRSDVIDNANIRPGDVIVGLSSTGQATYEKRYNGGMGSNGLTSARHDVFAKYLAENYPESYDHAVPNELVYSGKYKLTDAVEGSPVNAGQLVLSPTRTYAPVIKKLLDELRPEIHGMVHCTGGAQTKVLHFVNDNCKVVKDNMFPVPPLFRAIHECSGTDWKEMYQVFNMGHRMEIYVRPEMAQQVINISKSFNIDAQIVGHIEDGQKSLTIHSEFGTFEY, encoded by the coding sequence ATGGACAACAGATATATGATGCGTGGCGTTTCTGCCGCCAAGGAAGACGTTCACGCAGCTATTAAGAACATTGACAAAGGTATCTTTCCGCAGGCTTTCTGCAAGATTATACCTGACATCCTGGGCGGAGACCCTGAGTATTGTAACATCATGCATGCCGACGGTGCAGGAACGAAATCGAGCCTGGCCTACATGTATTGGAAAGAGACTGGCGACCTGTCTGTATGGAAAGGCATTGCACAGGATGCTATCGTGATGAACACAGACGACCTTCTATGCGTTGGTGCAGTAGACAACATCCTAGTGTCGTCAACCATTGGACGAAACAAGATGCTGGTGCCAGGCGAAGTCATCTCTGCTATCATCAACGGCACCGATGAGTTGCTGGCAGAGCTTCGTGAGATGGGTATCGGTATATATCCTACAGGCGGTGAGACAGCCGATGTAGGCGATTTGGTTCGCACCATTATCGTAGACTCAACGGTAACTTGCCGCATGAAGCGCTCAGACGTTATTGACAATGCCAACATTCGCCCTGGCGATGTTATCGTAGGTTTGTCGTCAACAGGTCAGGCCACCTACGAGAAACGCTACAACGGTGGCATGGGCTCTAATGGCCTCACCTCAGCTCGTCACGATGTCTTTGCTAAGTATCTGGCAGAGAACTACCCTGAAAGCTACGACCACGCAGTGCCCAACGAGCTCGTATATAGCGGCAAATATAAACTTACCGATGCCGTTGAGGGTTCTCCCGTCAATGCTGGACAGTTGGTCCTCTCGCCCACTCGCACTTATGCCCCCGTCATCAAGAAGCTACTCGATGAGTTGCGTCCTGAGATTCACGGTATGGTTCATTGCACAGGTGGCGCTCAGACCAAGGTTCTACACTTCGTCAACGACAACTGCAAGGTGGTGAAGGACAATATGTTCCCCGTTCCCCCACTCTTCCGCGCCATTCACGAGTGCTCTGGCACCGACTGGAAGGAGATGTACCAGGTATTCAACATGGGTCACCGCATGGAGATCTACGTTCGTCCTGAGATGGCTCAGCAGGTTATCAACATATCCAAGAGCTTCAACATCGATGCTCAGATAGTGGGTCACATCGAAGATGGTCAGAAGAGTCTGACCATCCACTCAGAGTTTGGCACCTTTGAATATTAA
- the rpmA gene encoding 50S ribosomal protein L27 yields the protein MAHKKGVGSSKNGRESAAQRLGVKIWGGQKCLAGNIIVRQRGTKHNPGNGVAIGKDDTLYALIDGTVNFHKGKFNKSVVSVIPEAAEA from the coding sequence ATGGCACATAAAAAAGGTGTAGGTAGTTCTAAGAACGGCCGCGAAAGTGCAGCTCAGCGACTTGGCGTGAAAATCTGGGGTGGTCAGAAGTGTCTGGCTGGCAACATTATCGTTCGTCAGCGTGGTACAAAGCACAATCCCGGTAATGGTGTTGCTATTGGTAAAGACGATACACTCTATGCCCTCATCGATGGCACAGTGAACTTCCACAAGGGCAAGTTCAACAAGAGTGTCGTTTCAGTAATACCCGAGGCTGCTGAAGCATAA
- a CDS encoding AraC family transcriptional regulator yields the protein MKRPKFFLLFLLLLLTVLQANGMQNRVYQVINASNGLADNSAQIVVCTRSGRMIIATLGNLNFYDGVTFSHISTRNDYQYQLSAYKGNYHLYFDLNHHVWLKDTHKVSCVDMMTEKFVANVDSVINTIGCKEPIMDLFTDNEGYLWMLTKKGLYSEKFEKYFSVLPHRNLQDLDVFDNFLLTFYDNGEEVGQNLQTGNIVHRTRAYNENKATVYSNTSALLRYENGFFQVRNGETGSVVLWFNVKDRQWTIIGEFPYHINNIAQYDGKIYMPSEHGFGVYDLGTNALDWIKSITLEGGQEIETDCNMLAFDMQGGIWIGTETRGVLYGRPTNAAFMMYPRSNTKSRELEMLMSGLTQNITEYQGQRANCQYVDSRGWKWIGTITGLYLCKSEHSSPISFSKTDGLNNMVIHAVVEDRNHNIWLATSNGISCIMFNSDNDIIFINNFGRGDGVPVESFQNNKAMLLDNGHIIMQAIDHIVEFSPEDLYEVSTPHPYKFYPKLIQLLVNGNYVQPGIAVDGNVIVDRPLTGVKDISLNSYQTTVSLTFSALNYYRPLQTFYRVRVKGLEAYEDWQVYSYFNSGGKVDGRGLLHLPLVGLEPGDYVIEMQASMFPDQWDGTPFEWYVHVNEPWWRTTGIFWGVGIILFVLLVVNLVVYMRNERLRMQRNHEEGDIIRKIRQFVLRCDTSANEVLMPSLDDFHLSPDDENTKLSPEFINTMMTLIPFVRDHIRGELSMSQLGNVAHKDVVSLYHIIMADIYKSPRKLELIIRLQRGAELLKNTDKSVEAIANECGFFTPNYFMGSFFHRYKMTPSEYRESVK from the coding sequence ATGAAGAGACCTAAGTTTTTTTTATTATTTCTATTATTACTATTGACTGTTTTACAAGCCAATGGAATGCAAAATAGGGTCTATCAGGTGATTAATGCGTCAAATGGATTGGCAGATAATAGTGCGCAGATAGTTGTTTGCACACGTTCTGGTCGTATGATTATTGCAACCTTGGGAAATCTTAATTTCTACGATGGTGTTACGTTTTCACATATCAGTACGCGTAATGATTATCAATATCAATTATCTGCTTATAAAGGAAATTATCATCTTTATTTTGATTTAAACCATCATGTATGGTTGAAAGATACTCATAAGGTATCGTGTGTTGACATGATGACAGAGAAGTTTGTCGCGAATGTTGATAGTGTCATAAATACAATTGGGTGTAAAGAGCCCATAATGGATCTCTTTACTGATAATGAAGGATATTTGTGGATGTTAACGAAAAAAGGTTTATACAGCGAGAAGTTCGAAAAGTACTTTAGTGTGTTGCCACATCGTAACTTGCAGGATCTTGATGTGTTTGACAATTTCTTATTAACCTTTTATGATAATGGTGAAGAAGTTGGTCAGAACTTGCAAACCGGTAATATCGTTCATCGCACTCGCGCCTATAACGAAAACAAGGCGACTGTATATAGTAATACGTCGGCATTGCTTCGATATGAAAATGGTTTCTTTCAGGTCAGAAATGGTGAAACGGGGTCTGTGGTTCTTTGGTTCAATGTGAAAGACCGTCAGTGGACTATTATAGGGGAGTTTCCGTATCATATTAATAATATCGCGCAGTACGATGGTAAAATCTACATGCCGTCTGAACATGGTTTTGGGGTTTATGACCTTGGTACTAATGCGTTAGATTGGATTAAAAGCATAACGCTAGAAGGAGGGCAAGAGATAGAAACTGATTGTAATATGCTGGCGTTCGACATGCAAGGCGGCATATGGATTGGTACAGAGACTCGTGGTGTTCTTTATGGACGTCCTACTAATGCCGCGTTTATGATGTATCCCCGAAGCAACACCAAATCACGTGAGTTGGAAATGCTTATGTCTGGATTGACTCAGAATATAACTGAGTATCAGGGACAAAGAGCAAACTGTCAGTATGTGGATAGCCGAGGCTGGAAGTGGATTGGTACTATAACAGGACTCTATTTATGTAAGTCGGAACATTCCTCTCCAATATCTTTCTCCAAGACTGATGGACTTAATAACATGGTTATTCATGCTGTTGTTGAGGATCGAAATCATAATATTTGGTTGGCCACATCAAATGGTATATCATGCATCATGTTTAATTCGGACAATGATATTATTTTTATTAATAATTTCGGACGCGGTGATGGTGTCCCCGTAGAATCTTTCCAAAATAATAAGGCCATGCTGCTGGATAATGGCCATATCATTATGCAGGCTATTGACCACATCGTGGAGTTTAGTCCAGAGGATCTTTATGAGGTCAGTACGCCTCATCCCTATAAATTCTATCCCAAGTTGATACAATTGCTGGTTAACGGAAACTATGTTCAACCAGGTATTGCTGTGGATGGCAATGTAATTGTTGACAGACCACTTACAGGCGTTAAAGACATTAGTCTGAATAGCTATCAGACTACTGTTTCGTTGACTTTCTCAGCGCTCAACTATTATCGTCCGCTTCAAACATTTTATCGTGTCAGGGTGAAGGGACTGGAAGCATATGAAGACTGGCAAGTATACTCCTATTTCAATAGTGGTGGAAAGGTAGATGGCAGGGGATTGTTGCATTTGCCTCTTGTAGGACTGGAGCCAGGAGATTACGTTATTGAGATGCAGGCATCCATGTTTCCAGATCAATGGGACGGAACACCGTTTGAGTGGTATGTCCATGTGAATGAGCCATGGTGGCGTACCACGGGTATCTTCTGGGGTGTTGGCATCATTCTTTTTGTATTACTTGTTGTGAACTTGGTTGTTTATATGCGTAATGAACGTCTTCGTATGCAGCGTAATCACGAAGAAGGCGACATTATTCGTAAGATACGTCAGTTTGTGCTGCGTTGTGACACGTCAGCAAACGAGGTGCTTATGCCTTCTTTAGACGATTTCCATTTGTCGCCGGACGATGAAAACACAAAGTTGAGTCCAGAGTTCATTAATACGATGATGACATTGATTCCTTTTGTTCGTGATCATATCCGAGGTGAATTGAGTATGAGTCAATTGGGAAATGTTGCTCATAAAGATGTGGTGAGTTTGTATCACATTATCATGGCGGATATATACAAGAGTCCTCGAAAGTTGGAATTGATTATTCGTTTGCAGCGTGGTGCTGAATTGTTGAAGAATACGGATAAGTCGGTCGAGGCGATTGCAAACGAATGTGGCTTCTTTACTCCAAACTATTTCATGGGCTCCTTCTTCCATCGCTACAAGATGACGCCTAGTGAATATAGGGAAAGTGTAAAGTAA
- the prfA gene encoding peptide chain release factor 1 yields the protein MDNNNILQKLDGLEARFEEVSTLITDPDVIADQNRFVKLTKEYKDLGDIMDARKRYIACLNSISEAKDILANESDPEMKEMAREELAENEALQPKLEEEIKIALIPKDPEDAKNVQMEIRAGTGGDEACLFAGDLFKMYKSYCDSKGWQLSITSVSEGAVGGYKEIDFAVSGADVYGTLKYESGVHRVQRVPATETQGRMHTSAATVAVLPEADKFEVHVNEGEIKWDTFRSSGAGGQNVNKVESGVRLRYMWKNPNTGETEEILIECTETRDQPKNKERALSRLYTFIYDKEHQKYMDDIASRRKSLVSTGDRSAKIRTYNFPQGRVTDHRIGYTTHDLQGFLGGDIQAMIDALTVAENAERMKENEL from the coding sequence ATGGATAATAATAACATACTACAGAAACTTGACGGACTGGAGGCTCGTTTTGAGGAAGTTTCAACCCTGATTACTGACCCAGATGTAATTGCCGACCAGAACCGCTTCGTGAAGCTCACGAAGGAATATAAAGATCTTGGCGACATCATGGATGCACGCAAGCGTTACATTGCCTGCTTGAACAGCATCAGTGAAGCCAAAGACATCCTGGCCAACGAGAGTGACCCAGAGATGAAAGAGATGGCTCGTGAGGAACTAGCCGAGAACGAGGCCCTACAGCCCAAGCTGGAAGAAGAAATAAAAATTGCATTGATTCCTAAGGATCCTGAGGATGCCAAGAACGTTCAGATGGAGATTCGCGCAGGAACAGGCGGCGACGAAGCTTGCCTCTTTGCTGGCGACCTGTTCAAAATGTATAAGAGCTACTGCGACTCGAAGGGATGGCAACTCAGCATCACCAGTGTCAGCGAAGGTGCTGTGGGTGGTTATAAGGAGATTGACTTTGCCGTATCAGGTGCCGACGTTTACGGAACGCTGAAATACGAAAGCGGTGTGCATCGTGTACAGCGTGTGCCCGCTACCGAAACTCAAGGACGTATGCACACTAGTGCTGCTACAGTAGCAGTACTTCCTGAGGCAGATAAGTTTGAAGTTCACGTGAACGAAGGCGAGATTAAATGGGATACTTTCCGTTCATCGGGCGCAGGCGGTCAGAACGTGAACAAGGTGGAATCAGGTGTTCGTCTGCGTTATATGTGGAAGAACCCCAATACAGGCGAGACAGAGGAAATCCTCATCGAGTGTACCGAGACACGCGACCAGCCCAAGAACAAGGAGCGCGCACTCTCACGCCTCTATACATTCATCTATGACAAGGAGCATCAGAAGTACATGGACGACATCGCCAGTCGTCGTAAGAGTCTGGTGTCAACGGGCGACCGCTCTGCGAAGATTCGCACCTATAACTTTCCACAGGGCCGCGTAACCGACCACCGCATCGGTTATACCACACACGACCTACAGGGATTCCTTGGTGGCGACATTCAAGCAATGATTGATGCTCTCACCGTGGCCGAGAACGCAGAGCGCATGAAAGAAAATGAACTATAA
- a CDS encoding aminotransferase class I/II-fold pyridoxal phosphate-dependent enzyme translates to MGQLQDRYKSYRIPQEFMEKGVYPYFREITGKQGTEVEMGGHKVLMFGSNAYTGLTGDQRIIDKAKAALEKYGSGCAGSRFLNGTLDIHVQLEKEIAKFIGKDDCLCLSTGFSVNQGVIPALLSKDDYVICDDRDHASIVDGRRLAFAKQLHYKHNDMADLERVLQKLPQEAVKLIVVDGVFSMEGDLAKLPEIIQLKHKYNCSVMVDEAHGVGVFGRQGRGVCDHFGLTDEVDLIMGTFSKSLASIGGFICSDKDTINFLRHTCRTYIFSASNTPAATAAAMEALHIIQQEPERIEKLWNVTRYALKRFREEGFEIGETESPIIPLYVRDAEKTFLVTALAFNNGVFINPVIPPACAPQDTLVRYALMATHTEEQVERSVKILKKIFIEQGIIK, encoded by the coding sequence ATGGGACAACTACAAGATAGATACAAATCGTATCGTATTCCGCAGGAATTTATGGAGAAAGGAGTCTATCCTTATTTCCGTGAAATTACTGGAAAGCAAGGAACGGAAGTCGAGATGGGCGGCCATAAGGTTCTGATGTTTGGCTCAAATGCCTACACAGGCTTGACTGGAGATCAGCGCATCATTGATAAAGCAAAGGCAGCACTTGAAAAATATGGCTCTGGTTGTGCAGGCAGCCGTTTTCTTAATGGTACGTTAGATATTCACGTACAATTGGAGAAAGAGATTGCAAAATTTATTGGTAAGGATGATTGCCTTTGTCTGTCAACAGGTTTTAGTGTAAATCAGGGTGTGATTCCTGCGTTGCTAAGTAAAGATGACTATGTCATCTGTGATGATCGTGACCATGCAAGTATTGTTGATGGCAGACGATTGGCTTTCGCTAAGCAGTTGCATTACAAGCACAATGATATGGCTGACTTGGAGCGTGTGCTTCAGAAATTGCCTCAGGAAGCCGTAAAACTGATTGTTGTTGATGGTGTGTTCTCTATGGAGGGCGATTTGGCTAAGTTGCCAGAGATTATTCAGTTAAAGCATAAATACAATTGCTCTGTGATGGTTGATGAAGCTCATGGAGTTGGTGTCTTTGGACGTCAAGGTCGTGGCGTTTGTGATCATTTCGGTTTGACTGATGAAGTTGATTTGATTATGGGCACATTCTCAAAGTCGTTGGCTAGTATTGGTGGCTTTATCTGCTCTGATAAGGATACAATTAACTTCCTGCGTCATACATGTCGTACATATATCTTCTCTGCTTCTAATACACCGGCTGCTACAGCTGCAGCTATGGAGGCCTTGCACATCATCCAGCAGGAACCCGAGCGTATTGAGAAGTTGTGGAATGTAACTCGCTATGCATTGAAGCGTTTCCGTGAGGAAGGTTTTGAAATTGGTGAGACAGAGAGTCCTATTATTCCTCTTTATGTACGCGATGCAGAGAAAACATTCCTTGTGACGGCTCTTGCATTTAATAATGGTGTGTTTATTAACCCCGTTATTCCTCCAGCATGTGCTCCTCAGGATACGTTAGTTCGCTATGCGTTGATGGCTACTCATACAGAGGAGCAGGTTGAACGCTCCGTGAAAATCCTGAAAAAAATCTTTATTGAGCAGGGAATTATCAAATAA
- the pyrF gene encoding orotidine-5'-phosphate decarboxylase, producing the protein MTRQELIQQIKQKRSFLCVGLDTDPKKMPQCVFDLHDPIFEFNKAIIEATAPYCVAYKPNLAFYEAYGLKGMEAFVKTCEYIKENHPHHLIIADAKRGDIGNTSQMYARTFFEEYNIDALTVAPYMGEDSVTPFLSYEGKWVILLALTSNKGSHDFQLMEDANGERLFEKVLKKSQEWGNDENMMYVVGATQGHMFEDIRKEAPNHFLLVPGIGAQGGSLQEVCKYGMNKDCGLLVNSSRGIIYASNEDNFAEVAGNKARELQQEMAEELTKAGL; encoded by the coding sequence ATGACAAGACAAGAACTGATACAACAGATTAAGCAGAAACGCAGTTTTCTCTGCGTAGGTTTGGATACCGACCCAAAGAAGATGCCCCAGTGCGTCTTCGACCTGCACGACCCCATCTTTGAGTTCAATAAAGCCATTATCGAGGCTACGGCCCCTTATTGCGTAGCCTACAAGCCAAACCTGGCATTCTATGAGGCTTATGGATTGAAAGGCATGGAGGCTTTCGTAAAGACCTGCGAGTATATCAAGGAGAACCATCCCCACCATCTGATTATTGCTGATGCCAAGCGTGGCGATATTGGCAACACCAGTCAGATGTATGCTCGCACATTCTTCGAGGAATATAACATTGACGCATTGACAGTGGCCCCTTATATGGGCGAAGACTCTGTAACCCCCTTCCTGAGTTACGAAGGCAAGTGGGTTATCCTCTTGGCACTAACATCAAACAAAGGCTCACACGATTTCCAATTGATGGAGGACGCAAATGGCGAACGCCTGTTTGAGAAAGTACTTAAGAAGAGTCAAGAATGGGGCAACGACGAGAATATGATGTATGTTGTTGGCGCCACACAAGGCCACATGTTCGAAGACATACGTAAGGAAGCCCCCAACCATTTCCTGCTTGTTCCCGGCATAGGCGCTCAGGGCGGATCGTTACAAGAGGTATGTAAGTATGGCATGAACAAGGATTGTGGACTGCTGGTCAATTCTAGTCGCGGCATTATCTATGCCAGCAACGAGGATAACTTTGCAGAAGTAGCTGGAAATAAAGCACGCGAGCTGCAGCAGGAGATGGCAGAGGAACTGACCAAAGCAGGTCTCTAA
- the rplU gene encoding 50S ribosomal protein L21: MYAIVEIQGQQFKAEEGKKLFVHHIKDVEAGKTVEFDKVLLVDADGAVKVGAPTVEGAKVVVEVVNPLVKGDKVIVFKMKRRKDSRKRNGHREQFTQVEVKQVIA; encoded by the coding sequence ATGTACGCAATTGTAGAAATTCAGGGTCAGCAGTTCAAGGCTGAGGAGGGCAAGAAGCTCTTCGTGCACCACATCAAGGACGTGGAGGCAGGCAAGACTGTTGAGTTTGACAAAGTGCTGCTCGTAGATGCCGACGGCGCTGTCAAGGTTGGCGCACCCACCGTAGAAGGTGCAAAAGTAGTAGTTGAAGTAGTGAACCCGCTGGTGAAGGGTGACAAGGTCATCGTCTTCAAGATGAAGCGTCGCAAGGACTCTCGCAAGCGTAACGGTCATCGTGAGCAGTTCACTCAGGTTGAAGTTAAACAAGTAATCGCTTAA